A window of the Pseudomonas furukawaii genome harbors these coding sequences:
- a CDS encoding TIGR01458 family HAD-type hydrolase: MNAPQAVLLDISGVLCDGDQPIPGAVGAVRRLQDRGYPLRLVTNTSRLGHVALHRQLRGMGFDVEPEQIFTAPRAVSRYIEARSLRPFCLIHPALEEEFAPWLHQSAPDAVVVGDAEMRFDYEHLDRAFRLLVEGAPLICMGDNRYFRIRGVLHLDAGPFVRALEYASGATALVLGKPSRNFFASALDDLGVSAGQALMVGDDVQADVLGAQAAGLSACLVRTGKYRTGDEALAPGAHLAADLAEAVAWLG; encoded by the coding sequence ATGAACGCACCGCAGGCGGTGCTGCTCGACATCAGCGGCGTGCTGTGCGACGGCGACCAGCCCATACCGGGCGCCGTCGGGGCAGTGCGCCGGCTCCAGGACAGGGGCTATCCCCTGCGGCTGGTGACCAACACTTCGCGCCTGGGCCACGTCGCCCTCCATCGGCAACTCCGGGGCATGGGCTTCGACGTCGAGCCGGAACAGATCTTCACCGCGCCCCGGGCCGTGAGTCGCTACATCGAGGCGCGAAGCCTGCGGCCGTTCTGCCTGATCCATCCGGCGCTGGAGGAGGAGTTCGCCCCCTGGTTGCATCAGTCCGCGCCCGACGCCGTGGTGGTGGGCGATGCCGAAATGCGCTTCGACTACGAGCACCTCGACAGGGCCTTCCGCTTGCTGGTCGAGGGCGCGCCGCTGATCTGCATGGGGGATAACCGCTACTTCCGCATCCGGGGCGTCCTGCACCTGGATGCCGGTCCCTTCGTGCGTGCCCTGGAATACGCGTCGGGCGCCACCGCGCTGGTGCTCGGCAAACCCTCCCGTAACTTCTTCGCCAGCGCCCTGGACGACCTCGGGGTGAGCGCCGGCCAGGCCTTGATGGTGGGCGACGATGTGCAGGCCGATGTGCTCGGCGCCCAGGCCGCCGGCCTTTCCGCCTGCCTGGTGCGGACCGGCAAGTACCGCACCGGGGACGAGGCCCTGGCCCCGGGGGCCCATCTGGCCGCGGACCTGGCGGAGGCGGTGGCCTGGCTGGGGTGA
- a CDS encoding dioxygenase family protein, translated as MDEHRMPRGAISRRRFLGGGAVLLGGGLLSGSTLAQQLCALTQGDILGPYYRFGAPFQSRLAGPEEPGERLMITGTLFSSDCRTPVPGALMEIWQANSAGLYDTQKPGNFTDKGDFHLRGMLYTDAQGRYRIETVMPGRYPVPPNLPGLEKYGGLMRPAHIHFRVIDSLHVPVTLQLYFKGDPHIAGDPWARDRSTNTIELQRDGELRRGVFDIVLARGFQ; from the coding sequence GTGGATGAACATCGAATGCCCCGCGGCGCCATTTCCCGGCGTCGTTTCCTGGGCGGTGGCGCGGTGCTTCTGGGCGGCGGCCTGCTGTCCGGATCGACCCTGGCCCAACAGCTCTGCGCGCTGACCCAGGGCGATATCCTCGGCCCTTACTATCGGTTCGGTGCCCCCTTCCAGTCGCGGCTGGCGGGGCCCGAAGAGCCTGGCGAGCGGCTGATGATCACCGGCACCCTGTTCAGTTCGGACTGCCGCACGCCGGTACCGGGCGCCCTGATGGAGATCTGGCAGGCCAACAGCGCGGGCCTGTACGACACCCAGAAGCCCGGCAACTTCACCGACAAGGGCGACTTTCACCTGCGGGGGATGCTCTATACCGACGCCCAGGGCAGGTACCGCATCGAAACCGTCATGCCGGGCCGCTATCCGGTGCCGCCGAACCTGCCCGGGCTGGAGAAATACGGCGGGCTGATGCGGCCGGCGCACATCCACTTCCGGGTGATCGACTCGCTCCATGTGCCTGTCACCTTGCAGCTCTATTTCAAGGGTGATCCCCATATCGCGGGCGACCCCTGGGCGCGCGACAGGTCCACCAACACCATCGAACTGCAGCGGGACGGCGAGCTCCGTCGGGGCGTGTTCGACATCGTGCTCGCGCGAGGCTTCCAGTGA
- a CDS encoding YkgB family protein — translation MNTLNIAHQGRNTRSNGLSLGTLTLATGTYGAYFALAVIYFWFGGMKFTHYEAQGLVPLVSNSPLLGWLYGIFSVDTFSSLLGVLEVSIGLLIAGRLVSPKLSLIGGALSAGLFLTTLSFMFSTPGVIEPSVGFPGISVAPGQFLLKDLGLLAASIFVAGHSLSRLENA, via the coding sequence ATGAATACCCTGAACATCGCCCATCAAGGCCGCAACACCCGCTCGAACGGACTGTCGCTCGGCACCCTCACCCTGGCGACCGGAACCTACGGCGCCTACTTCGCCCTCGCCGTCATCTATTTCTGGTTCGGCGGCATGAAGTTCACCCACTACGAAGCCCAGGGACTGGTCCCGCTCGTGAGCAACAGCCCCCTGCTGGGATGGCTGTACGGGATCTTCAGCGTAGACACCTTCTCCAGCCTGCTCGGCGTCCTCGAAGTCAGCATCGGCCTGCTGATCGCGGGCCGGCTGGTGTCGCCGAAACTCTCGCTGATCGGCGGCGCCCTCTCCGCCGGATTGTTCCTCACGACGCTGAGCTTCATGTTCTCGACGCCTGGGGTGATCGAGCCCAGCGTCGGCTTCCCCGGCATCAGCGTCGCGCCCGGCCAGTTCCTCCTCAAGGACCTGGGATTGCTCGCCGCGTCGATCTTCGTCGCCGGGCACTCCCTGTCCAGGTTGGAGAACGCCTGA
- a CDS encoding LysR family transcriptional regulator, with the protein MDQSERSNSRLFELDLLRALVAVADCGSFTTAATRLNSTQSTVSQKVRRLEELAGHRLLERGNRDVLPTDAGETVLGYARRLLALNDELHEALDGASVSLTVRIGVPDDFAAGSTTRHLADFNRRFPQAKLEVTSGLSRDLAASYDRGELDLVLLKQRRNARDAVASWPEKTCWVDSARSPTFHLDPLPIVTFPPRGLYRDEMIGALEAAGRRWRISFTSSSLNGIQSAIADGMGIGLLPRRAVTGDHVKLPRELGLPPVDSFEVAIIHRPTAGPVIKALGESLSRLLDEEHQHEA; encoded by the coding sequence ATGGACCAAAGTGAAAGATCGAATAGCCGCCTGTTCGAACTCGACCTGCTCCGCGCCCTGGTGGCGGTGGCCGACTGCGGCAGCTTCACCACCGCCGCCACCCGGCTCAACTCCACCCAATCCACGGTGAGCCAGAAAGTGCGCCGCCTGGAGGAACTGGCCGGCCACCGGCTGCTGGAGCGCGGCAACCGCGATGTGCTGCCCACCGACGCCGGCGAGACGGTGCTGGGCTACGCCCGGCGCCTGCTGGCCCTGAACGACGAACTGCACGAGGCGCTGGACGGCGCCAGCGTGTCCCTCACGGTGCGCATCGGCGTGCCGGACGATTTCGCCGCCGGCAGCACCACCCGGCACCTGGCGGACTTCAATCGACGTTTTCCCCAGGCCAAGCTGGAAGTGACCAGCGGCCTCAGCCGCGACCTGGCCGCCAGCTACGACCGGGGCGAGCTGGACCTGGTGCTGCTCAAGCAGCGCCGCAATGCCCGGGATGCCGTGGCCAGCTGGCCGGAGAAGACCTGCTGGGTGGACAGCGCCCGCAGCCCCACCTTCCACCTCGACCCGCTGCCCATCGTCACCTTCCCGCCCCGTGGGCTGTACCGCGACGAAATGATCGGCGCCCTGGAGGCCGCCGGCCGGCGCTGGCGCATCAGCTTCACCAGTTCCAGCCTCAATGGCATCCAGTCGGCCATCGCCGACGGCATGGGCATCGGCCTGCTGCCACGGCGGGCAGTGACCGGCGACCATGTGAAGCTCCCCCGGGAGCTGGGCCTGCCCCCGGTGGACAGCTTCGAGGTGGCCATCATCCACCGCCCCACTGCCGGGCCGGTGATCAAGGCCCTGGGCGAATCCCTTTCGCGGTTGCTCGACGAGGAGCACCAACACGAGGCCTGA
- a CDS encoding bifunctional allantoicase/(S)-ureidoglycine aminohydrolase, whose translation MSKTSYYAPHGGHPAQTELLTDRAMFTEAYAVIPKGVMRDIVTSHLPFWDNMRMWVIARPLSGFAETFSQYIVELAPNGGSDKPEQDVNAEAVLFVVEGELTLTLQGQVHSMQPGGYAFIPPGADYKVRNTSGQHTRFHWIRKHYQRVDGVPLPDAFVTNEQDIQPLVMPDTEGRWSTTRFVDMSDMRHDMHVNIVNFEPGGVIPFAETHVMEHGLYVLEGKAVYRLNQDWVEVEAGDFMWLRAFCPQACYSGGPGRFRYLLYKDVNRHMRLTLNQPH comes from the coding sequence GTGTCCAAGACTTCCTACTACGCGCCCCACGGCGGCCATCCGGCTCAGACCGAGCTGCTGACCGACCGCGCCATGTTCACCGAAGCCTACGCCGTGATTCCCAAGGGTGTGATGCGTGACATCGTCACCAGCCACCTGCCCTTCTGGGACAACATGCGCATGTGGGTCATCGCCCGTCCGCTGTCCGGCTTCGCCGAGACCTTCTCCCAGTACATCGTCGAACTGGCCCCCAACGGCGGCAGCGACAAGCCCGAGCAGGACGTCAACGCCGAGGCCGTGCTGTTCGTGGTGGAAGGCGAGCTGACCCTGACCCTGCAGGGCCAGGTCCACAGCATGCAACCGGGCGGCTACGCCTTCATCCCGCCGGGCGCCGACTACAAGGTGCGCAACACCTCGGGCCAGCACACCCGCTTCCACTGGATCCGCAAGCACTACCAGCGCGTCGACGGCGTGCCGCTGCCGGACGCCTTCGTCACCAACGAGCAGGACATCCAGCCGCTGGTGATGCCGGATACCGAAGGCCGCTGGAGCACCACCCGCTTCGTGGACATGAGCGACATGCGCCACGACATGCACGTCAACATCGTGAACTTCGAGCCGGGCGGCGTGATCCCCTTCGCCGAAACCCACGTGATGGAGCACGGCCTCTACGTGCTGGAAGGCAAGGCGGTGTATCGCCTGAACCAGGACTGGGTCGAAGTGGAAGCCGGTGACTTCATGTGGCTGCGCGCCTTCTGCCCGCAGGCCTGCTACTCCGGTGGCCCCGGTCGCTTCCGCTACCTGCTGTACAAGGATGTGAACCGCCACATGCGCCTGACCCTCAACCAGCCGCATTGA
- a CDS encoding AraC family transcriptional regulator, with protein MPGNGQTDRRERQIPQLARLPRPLYARNESLVNAVGTPRHTHAWVQLSYAVRGVLHVHTAEGSFVAPPQRAVWIPAGIEHEVFSSAHTEMRSLYLDPVAAGGAEGCRVIEIDALTRELIRRFCELPVAYDEQGPDGRLARVLLDQLQVAREVGLSLPLPADPRLLRLCQALQEAPDDARTLLQWSQALGASEKTLRRLFLRETGLTFRAWRQRLRLLGSLEALEQGRRVTEVALGCGYDSTSAFIAAFRQQFGVTPGDFFPP; from the coding sequence ATGCCGGGAAACGGACAGACTGATCGGCGCGAACGCCAGATTCCCCAGCTCGCCAGGCTGCCGCGGCCCCTGTACGCCCGCAACGAATCCCTGGTGAACGCGGTGGGCACGCCGCGCCATACCCATGCCTGGGTGCAGCTGTCCTACGCGGTTCGCGGCGTGCTCCATGTGCACACCGCCGAGGGCAGCTTCGTCGCCCCGCCGCAGCGGGCGGTGTGGATACCGGCGGGCATCGAGCACGAGGTGTTCAGCTCGGCCCATACCGAAATGCGCAGCCTCTACCTGGACCCGGTCGCCGCCGGCGGTGCCGAAGGGTGCCGGGTGATCGAGATCGATGCGCTGACCCGGGAGCTGATCCGGCGATTCTGCGAGCTGCCGGTGGCCTACGACGAACAGGGGCCGGACGGCCGCCTGGCGCGGGTGCTGCTGGACCAGTTGCAGGTAGCCCGGGAGGTAGGCCTGTCCCTGCCGTTGCCCGCCGACCCGCGCCTGCTGCGCCTGTGCCAGGCCTTGCAGGAGGCGCCGGACGACGCCCGCACCCTGTTGCAGTGGAGCCAGGCCCTGGGCGCATCGGAGAAAACCCTGCGGCGGCTGTTCCTGCGCGAGACCGGCCTGACCTTCCGCGCCTGGCGCCAGCGCCTGCGCCTGCTGGGCTCACTGGAAGCCCTGGAACAGGGGCGGCGCGTCACCGAGGTGGCGCTCGGTTGCGGCTACGACTCCACCTCCGCCTTCATCGCCGCCTTCCGTCAGCAGTTCGGCGTGACGCCTGGGGATTTCTTCCCGCCATGA
- a CDS encoding bile acid:sodium symporter family protein, which translates to MARSRLLPDNFTLTLIAVVVTATLLPARGQVAVAFDWITNIAIGLLFFLHGAKLSREAVIAGAGHWRLHLLVFLCTFGLFPLLGLALKPVLMPLVGAELYTGFLYLCALPATVQSAIAFTSLARGNIPAAVCSAAASSLLGIFITPLLVALLLGVQGQGGSTLDAIGKISVQLLLPFIAGQIARRWIGGWVNRNKGWLKNVDQSSILLVVYTAFSSAVIGGLWQQVPALTLLGAVAACCLLLALALLFTHLLGKWLGFGVEDRITLLFCGSKKSLATGVPMAQVLFASGSIGVLILPLMLFHQIQLMVCAVLAQRYARRPEPATLAPAGA; encoded by the coding sequence ATGGCCCGTTCCCGCCTGCTGCCCGACAACTTCACCCTGACGCTGATCGCCGTGGTGGTCACCGCTACCCTGCTGCCCGCCCGTGGCCAGGTGGCGGTGGCCTTCGACTGGATCACCAACATCGCCATCGGCCTGCTGTTCTTCCTCCACGGCGCCAAGCTCTCCCGCGAGGCGGTGATCGCCGGTGCCGGCCACTGGCGCCTGCACCTGCTGGTGTTCCTTTGCACCTTCGGCCTCTTCCCGCTGCTGGGCCTGGCGCTCAAGCCGGTGCTGATGCCCCTGGTGGGCGCCGAACTCTACACCGGCTTCCTCTACCTCTGCGCCCTGCCCGCCACGGTGCAATCGGCCATCGCCTTCACCTCCCTCGCCCGGGGCAACATCCCGGCGGCGGTGTGCAGCGCGGCGGCGTCCAGCCTGCTGGGCATCTTCATCACGCCGCTGCTGGTGGCCCTGCTGCTGGGCGTGCAGGGCCAGGGTGGCTCCACCCTGGACGCCATCGGCAAGATCAGCGTGCAACTGCTGCTGCCCTTCATCGCCGGGCAGATCGCCCGCCGCTGGATCGGCGGCTGGGTGAACCGCAACAAGGGCTGGCTGAAGAACGTCGACCAGAGCAGCATCCTGCTGGTGGTCTACACCGCCTTCAGCTCGGCGGTGATCGGTGGCCTCTGGCAGCAAGTGCCCGCCCTCACCCTGCTGGGCGCGGTGGCCGCCTGCTGCCTGCTGCTGGCCCTGGCGCTGCTCTTCACCCACCTGCTGGGCAAGTGGCTGGGGTTCGGCGTCGAGGACCGCATCACCCTCCTGTTCTGCGGCTCGAAGAAGAGCCTCGCCACCGGCGTGCCCATGGCCCAGGTGCTGTTCGCCAGCGGCAGCATCGGCGTGCTGATCCTGCCGCTGATGCTCTTCCACCAGATCCAGCTGATGGTCTGCGCCGTGCTCGCCCAGCGCTACGCCAGGCGACCCGAGCCGGCCACCCTCGCCCCTGCGGGCGCCTGA
- a CDS encoding alkaline phosphatase D family protein: MATHDFLLGPVLSFRGIGADGTWKVSALIGLKDGAAVPTLLLEGKACAAPRQLLVIRKERYLRYDLSCAMKKTERRVEYGVQGGPTWHFTVPGRDLAPRLAYVSCNGFSDPAGMRRLVRPANTVWADLLASHDKSLRGGMLLDKEQLWHEVRIHDKGLQRFQLLLMGGDQIYFDSIWEDLPELKHWVSLSRAEQLKFSVSATLDRKIEAYYFTLYARRWLPEKRRPWGAAEPNRDAADALARIPTLMMWDDHDIFDGWGSYSPEMQRSPLFRCLFRHARRAFWVFQMQHALDDLPELADATPPGFSSQDPIYRPVAWSQRLAQDPLALPLLDGQPGFTSAFQAGPLALVVADLRTERSRTQVLGSDSWTQLKAWLGKLDAKAPPKNPGTRVQHLLFMSSVPVVHPKLSAAEALLDNLGQDHVLDSSADDLRDHWSHDDHEGERKRLLEVLSETARSKGLRVSLVSGDVHVAAWGIAYRRDLPASEARAQIQQFTSSAVVHPSLMGVAERLFLGLLNASAGSPQHLDAHSSVEMMLFPGHNRYVMPARNWLALELDEGSDRPKLWATWRCETETAFSNHLQTVAPA, from the coding sequence ATGGCCACCCACGATTTCCTGCTGGGCCCGGTGCTGTCGTTTCGCGGCATCGGTGCGGACGGCACCTGGAAGGTTTCGGCACTGATCGGACTGAAGGACGGCGCCGCCGTGCCCACTCTGCTGCTGGAGGGCAAGGCCTGCGCGGCGCCCCGGCAACTGCTCGTCATCAGGAAGGAGCGCTACCTGCGCTATGACCTCTCCTGCGCCATGAAGAAAACCGAGCGCCGGGTCGAATACGGCGTGCAAGGCGGGCCGACCTGGCACTTCACCGTGCCGGGCCGGGACCTCGCCCCGCGCCTGGCCTATGTGTCCTGCAACGGCTTCTCGGACCCGGCCGGCATGCGCCGGCTGGTGCGCCCGGCCAACACCGTCTGGGCCGACCTGCTGGCCAGCCACGACAAGTCGCTGAGGGGCGGCATGCTGCTGGACAAGGAGCAGCTCTGGCACGAGGTGCGCATCCACGACAAGGGCCTGCAGCGCTTCCAGCTGCTGCTGATGGGCGGCGACCAGATCTATTTCGATTCCATCTGGGAAGACCTGCCGGAGTTGAAGCACTGGGTGTCGCTGTCGCGGGCGGAGCAACTGAAGTTCAGCGTGTCCGCCACCCTGGACCGCAAGATCGAGGCCTACTACTTCACCCTGTACGCCCGACGCTGGCTGCCGGAAAAACGCCGCCCCTGGGGTGCCGCCGAACCCAACCGCGATGCCGCCGACGCCCTGGCGCGCATCCCGACGCTGATGATGTGGGACGACCACGACATCTTCGACGGCTGGGGTTCCTACAGCCCGGAGATGCAGCGCTCGCCGCTGTTCCGCTGCCTGTTCCGCCATGCCCGCCGGGCCTTCTGGGTGTTCCAGATGCAACACGCCCTGGACGACCTGCCGGAACTGGCGGACGCCACGCCACCCGGCTTTTCCAGCCAGGACCCGATCTACCGGCCCGTGGCCTGGAGCCAGCGGCTGGCGCAGGACCCGCTGGCGCTGCCGCTGCTGGACGGCCAGCCCGGCTTCACGTCGGCGTTCCAGGCCGGCCCCCTGGCGCTGGTGGTGGCGGACCTGCGCACCGAGCGCTCGCGCACCCAGGTACTCGGGTCGGACAGCTGGACGCAGCTCAAGGCCTGGCTCGGGAAGCTGGATGCCAAGGCGCCGCCGAAGAACCCGGGCACCCGTGTCCAGCACCTGCTGTTCATGTCGTCGGTGCCGGTGGTGCATCCCAAGCTGTCGGCCGCCGAGGCCCTGCTGGACAACCTCGGCCAGGATCACGTGCTCGACAGCAGCGCCGACGACCTGCGGGACCACTGGTCCCACGACGATCACGAAGGTGAACGCAAGCGGCTGCTGGAAGTGCTCTCGGAAACGGCCCGGAGCAAGGGGCTGCGGGTCTCGCTGGTTTCCGGGGACGTGCATGTCGCCGCCTGGGGCATCGCCTATCGCCGCGACCTGCCCGCCAGCGAAGCCAGGGCGCAGATCCAGCAGTTCACCTCATCGGCGGTGGTGCACCCGTCCCTGATGGGCGTGGCCGAACGGCTGTTCCTCGGCCTGCTCAACGCCAGCGCCGGCTCGCCCCAGCATCTCGATGCGCACTCCAGCGTGGAAATGATGCTGTTCCCCGGCCACAACCGCTACGTGATGCCGGCGCGCAACTGGCTGGCACTGGAACTGGACGAGGGCAGCGACAGGCCCAAACTCTGGGCCACCTGGCGCTGCGAGACGGAAACGGCGTTTTCCAACCACCTGCAGACGGTGGCGCCGGCATGA
- a CDS encoding CAP domain-containing protein, whose protein sequence is MDLVSPRLRIAALTLGAALAGSALASEETLLVESINAYRVQPQPCAGQVSTELPPLKADPRLVLPTGSIGDLQQALARTAYPLVNVQAINLSGPRDAQAAMKALQESFCQVLLDPQFVDVGVNREDRDWRIVLARPLLAGGLGDSQAEGQKLLERINAVRGQPRQCGGQAFQAAGPLTWNATLATAAQDHTRAMANQNFFDHKDRDGRTPGDRAELAGYSAQLVGENIAAGLDSPGKVVEGWLASPGHCANLMNPRFSELGAAYAVDPKSDAGIYWTAMFGSP, encoded by the coding sequence ATGGATCTTGTGTCACCCCGTCTGCGCATCGCAGCCCTGACCCTGGGCGCCGCCCTGGCCGGTTCCGCCCTGGCGTCCGAGGAAACCCTGCTGGTGGAGTCGATCAACGCCTACCGGGTCCAGCCGCAGCCCTGCGCCGGTCAGGTGTCCACCGAGCTGCCGCCGCTGAAGGCCGACCCGCGCCTGGTCCTGCCCACCGGCAGCATCGGCGACCTGCAGCAGGCCCTGGCCCGCACCGCCTACCCGCTGGTGAACGTCCAGGCCATCAACCTGTCCGGCCCCCGCGATGCCCAGGCGGCCATGAAGGCCCTGCAGGAAAGCTTTTGCCAGGTGCTGCTGGACCCGCAGTTCGTCGATGTCGGGGTCAACCGCGAGGACCGCGACTGGCGCATCGTCCTGGCCCGGCCGCTGCTGGCCGGCGGCCTGGGGGATTCCCAGGCGGAAGGGCAGAAGTTGCTGGAACGCATCAACGCTGTCCGTGGCCAGCCACGCCAGTGTGGCGGCCAGGCTTTCCAGGCGGCTGGCCCGTTGACCTGGAACGCCACCCTGGCGACCGCCGCCCAGGATCACACCCGGGCGATGGCCAACCAGAACTTCTTCGACCACAAGGACCGCGACGGCCGGACCCCGGGCGACCGCGCCGAACTGGCCGGCTACAGCGCCCAACTGGTGGGCGAGAACATCGCCGCCGGGCTGGATAGCCCCGGCAAGGTGGTGGAGGGCTGGCTGGCCAGCCCGGGCCATTGCGCCAACCTGATGAACCCGCGATTCAGCGAGCTGGGCGCCGCCTACGCGGTGGACCCGAAAAGCGATGCGGGCATCTACTGGACGGCGATGTTCGGCTCGCCCTGA
- a CDS encoding sensor domain-containing diguanylate cyclase gives MPLPSSSSAPVGASDERFDSLLRLARRQLGIRAILLTTGADKLQRIRSAQGPLDPEAFAEGLLELPPGLPCEELLEVPDILEQPRLRQHDLARAWPELRYLAAHSLTDPRTGLAGMLWLLHDRPHRLDEEARLGFRDFAGLAAGMLADRLELQRVRDSEERMALAIAGSGTGIWDRNARTGEIHYSSDWKALLGYSEHEVGNRIEESYTRVHPDDLAYVQATIQAHFEGRTDAYEVEHRLRCRDGRYKWVCSRGKVVARDETGQPLRMVGTTTDVTAMHALSEKMQQTAALMTDLTNEIPGMVFQYRRQLDGRAAFTYVSSGVREIYGLTPDQLVQDAELLHGILHPDDLALYLGSLESSARDLRPWHLEYRVQLPGSGLSWRQGAARPRPLADGSVLWHGFITDITERKLIEAELQVFATTDSLTQLANRRHFMTQLESELARVQRSQDYGAAILMFDLDHFKSINDRWGHSVGDEALRHFSAILRAQLRRTDAAGRMGGEEFAVVLSNASLDEARTFAERVQRELAGAPVTHGDERLPLAVSAGIATLHPDDPSAEAALSRSDMALYRAKRGGRNRIECH, from the coding sequence ATGCCGTTGCCCAGTAGTTCCAGTGCGCCAGTCGGCGCGAGTGATGAGCGATTCGACAGCCTGCTCCGCCTGGCCAGGCGGCAGTTGGGCATCAGGGCCATCCTGCTGACCACGGGCGCCGACAAGCTCCAGCGGATCCGCAGCGCCCAGGGCCCGCTAGATCCCGAAGCCTTCGCGGAGGGCCTCCTGGAGCTGCCCCCGGGCCTTCCCTGCGAAGAACTGCTGGAAGTGCCCGATATCCTCGAACAGCCACGCCTGCGCCAGCATGACCTGGCTCGGGCATGGCCCGAACTGCGCTATCTCGCCGCCCACTCCCTGACCGACCCCCGAACCGGCCTGGCCGGCATGCTCTGGCTGCTGCACGACCGGCCCCACAGGCTGGACGAGGAGGCGCGGCTGGGTTTCCGCGACTTCGCCGGACTGGCGGCCGGGATGCTGGCGGACCGGCTCGAGCTGCAGCGGGTCCGGGACAGCGAGGAGCGCATGGCCCTGGCCATCGCCGGCAGCGGGACCGGCATCTGGGATCGCAATGCGCGGACCGGCGAGATCCATTACTCCAGCGACTGGAAGGCCCTGCTGGGGTATTCCGAGCATGAGGTGGGCAACCGCATCGAAGAGAGCTACACCCGCGTGCACCCGGATGACCTGGCCTATGTGCAGGCCACGATCCAGGCACACTTCGAGGGTCGGACCGACGCCTACGAGGTGGAGCATCGGCTGCGCTGCCGGGATGGGCGCTACAAGTGGGTGTGCAGTCGAGGCAAGGTGGTGGCCAGGGATGAAACCGGCCAGCCCTTGCGCATGGTGGGCACCACCACCGATGTGACCGCGATGCACGCCCTCTCGGAGAAGATGCAGCAGACGGCCGCCTTGATGACCGACCTGACCAACGAAATCCCCGGCATGGTCTTCCAGTACCGGCGGCAGCTGGATGGAAGGGCCGCCTTCACCTACGTCAGCAGCGGCGTCCGCGAGATCTACGGCCTGACGCCCGACCAGTTGGTGCAGGATGCCGAGTTGTTGCACGGCATCCTGCATCCCGACGACCTGGCCCTCTACCTCGGCTCCCTGGAAAGCTCCGCCCGTGATCTCAGGCCCTGGCACCTGGAGTACCGGGTGCAACTGCCGGGCTCTGGCCTGTCCTGGCGCCAGGGGGCCGCACGTCCCCGGCCGCTGGCGGACGGCAGCGTCCTCTGGCACGGCTTCATCACCGATATCACCGAGCGCAAGCTGATCGAGGCCGAGCTGCAGGTGTTCGCCACCACCGACTCCCTGACGCAGCTCGCCAATCGGCGTCATTTCATGACGCAGCTGGAATCCGAGCTGGCGCGGGTGCAGCGCAGCCAGGACTACGGCGCGGCGATCCTGATGTTCGACCTGGATCACTTCAAGTCCATCAACGACCGCTGGGGGCATTCCGTGGGCGACGAGGCGCTGCGGCATTTCTCGGCGATCCTCCGCGCCCAGTTGCGCCGTACCGATGCGGCCGGACGCATGGGCGGCGAGGAATTCGCCGTGGTGCTGAGCAACGCCTCCCTCGACGAGGCCCGGACCTTCGCCGAGCGGGTCCAGCGCGAACTGGCGGGCGCTCCGGTGACCCATGGCGACGAGCGCCTTCCCCTGGCGGTCAGCGCCGGCATCGCTACGCTGCATCCTGACGATCCCAGCGCCGAGGCGGCCCTGTCCCGCAGCGACATGGCGCTCTACCGGGCCAAGCGGGGGGGGCGCAACCGCATCGAGTGCCATTGA
- a CDS encoding YebC/PmpR family DNA-binding transcriptional regulator, whose protein sequence is MGAQWKAKPKEAAANARGKIFGKLVKEIMIAARNGADPDMNPKLRLAVHQAKKASMPKDTLERAIKKGAGLSGEVVHYERTLYEGFAPHRVPVIVECLTDNLNRTVAEVRVLFRKGQLGTSGSVSWDFDHLGIIEAEPANAESDAELAAIEAGAQDFEAGDENLSLFYTEPTDLDAVCKALPEFGFTVQSANLGYKAKNPVSLSGAELEEVEAFLEALDNHDDVQNVYVGLQAG, encoded by the coding sequence ATGGGCGCCCAGTGGAAAGCCAAACCCAAAGAAGCCGCCGCCAATGCCCGAGGGAAGATCTTCGGCAAGCTGGTGAAGGAAATCATGATCGCCGCGCGCAACGGCGCCGACCCGGACATGAACCCCAAGCTGCGCCTTGCCGTGCACCAGGCGAAGAAGGCGTCCATGCCCAAGGACACGCTGGAGCGCGCCATCAAGAAAGGCGCCGGCCTGTCCGGCGAGGTGGTCCACTACGAGCGCACCCTCTATGAAGGCTTCGCGCCCCACCGCGTCCCGGTGATCGTCGAGTGCCTGACCGACAACCTGAACCGCACCGTGGCGGAAGTCCGCGTGCTGTTCCGCAAGGGCCAGCTGGGCACCTCCGGCTCGGTATCCTGGGACTTCGATCACCTGGGCATCATCGAGGCCGAGCCGGCCAACGCCGAGTCCGACGCCGAACTGGCCGCCATCGAAGCCGGTGCCCAGGACTTCGAGGCCGGCGACGAGAACCTCAGCCTCTTCTACACCGAACCCACCGACCTGGATGCCGTGTGCAAGGCCCTGCCGGAATTCGGTTTCACCGTGCAATCGGCCAACCTGGGCTACAAGGCGAAGAACCCGGTGAGCCTGTCCGGCGCCGAACTGGAGGAAGTGGAAGCCTTCCTCGAGGCCCTGGACAACCACGACGACGTGCAGAACGTCTATGTCGGCCTGCAAGCCGGCTGA